A stretch of Telopea speciosissima isolate NSW1024214 ecotype Mountain lineage chromosome 11, Tspe_v1, whole genome shotgun sequence DNA encodes these proteins:
- the LOC122645860 gene encoding FAS1 domain-containing protein SELMODRAFT_448915-like: MATYLVLLILLIDLILPASAADGNPRNENLLVAIQEMQKANYFTFVMLINMSPPDTIPGNITFLMPNDRMLSKIMLPEHAVAEFLLRHSIPSPLLFDDMKHFPSGSTIPTSEPDFMLKVSNNGRRSFYLNDVQLISPNICTTGSSIRCHGINGVFSVTESQHNSTPPSPTCSSATPQLEVTPATPSRASPPPAPGNPTTLTEATSPTGLGDGEQKSGSGCPLPSGAFLHLITTCMILSLVAGGFSNIVFST, from the coding sequence ATGGCAACTTACCTGGTCCTGTTGATCCTGCTAATTGATCTGATTTTACCTGCCAGTGCTGCAGATGGAAATCCCCGAAATGAGAACCTCCTTGTTGCAATTCAAGAGATGCAGAAGGCCAACTACTTCACTTTTGTCATGCTCATTAACATGTCCCCACCAGATACAATACCAGGGAACATCACCTTCCTGATGCCCAATGACCGGATGCTATCAAAGATTATGCTGCCGGAGCATGCGGTTGCCGAATTCCTGTTGAGGCATTCGATCCCTTCTCCCCTACTCTTTGATGATATGAAACATTTCCCAAGTGGGTCCACTATTCCAACCTCCGAGCCAGATTTCATGCTCAAAGTCtccaacaatggaagaagaagctTTTACCTCAATGATGTACAGCTCATTAGCCCAAATATCTGCACAACAGGGTCTTCAATCAGATGCCATGGCATTAATGGGGTATTTTCAGTAACAGAATCGCAGCACAACTCCACGCCGCCTTCACCTACCTGCTCTTCTGCAACTCCTCAGCTTGAAGTTACACCTGCAACTCCCTCAAGGGCATCGCCGCCTCCAGCTCCAGGAAATCCAACAACTCTAACAGAGGCCACATCACCTACTGGTTTGGGCGATGGTGAACAGAAATCAGGCTCTGGTTGTCCCTTGCCTTCTGGAGCATTCCTCCACTTGATAACAACCTGCATGATACTATCATTGGTGGCTGGTGGATTTTCAAATATAGTGTTCAGTACATAG
- the LOC122645013 gene encoding probable xyloglucan endotransglucosylase/hydrolase protein 30 encodes MGLRCSISILLSLAFTSIATAAFNVTTIPFQEGYSPLFGDFNLHLSPDGKNVDLHLNRYSGSGFISSNLYNHGFFSANIKLPADYTAGVVVAFYTSNGDVFAKTHDELDIEFLGNIDGKEWRFQTNVYGNGSTNRGREERYYLWFDPTKDYHRYSILWTNQNIIFYVDEVPIREVVRSDAMGSDYPSKPMALYATIWDASNWATSGGKYKVNYKYAPFVAEFKDLTLQGCPVDPIQQVPNAGCSEKNDELEKTDYAIITPARRSAMRKFRQNYMYYSYCYDTLRYPVALPECVVDPLLKRKFKNSGRVKFGGRHHRHSKKNRIPSSHNSVDM; translated from the exons atgggtTTACGTTGTTCTATCTCAATCCTTCTATCCCTTGCTTTCACTTCCATCGCTACAGCAGCTTTCAACGTTACTACTATTCCATTCCAAGAAGGTTACAGTCCTCTTTTTGGTGATTTCAATCTCCACCTTTCGCCGGACGGCAAGAACGTCGACCTACACCTCAACCGATACAGCG gGTCGGGTTTTATTTCCTCAAATCTCTACAACCATGGATTCTTCAGTGCCAATATCAAACTTCCGGCTGATTACACCGCCGGCGTTGTTGTCGCTTTCTAT ACATCGAACGGAGACGTGTTTGCGAAGACACATGATGAGCTAGATATTGAGTTCTTGGGGAACATAGATGGGAAAGAGTGGAGGTTTCAAACGAACGTGTATGGAAATGGAAGCACCAACAGAGGACGGGAAGAACGGTACTACCTATGGTTCGACCCAACAAAGGATTACCACCGTTACAGCATTCTCTGGACCAATCAAAACATCAT CTTCTACGTTGATGAGGTCCCAATCAGGGAGGTGGTGCGCAGCGACGCCATGGGCAGCGACTACCCGTCAAAGCCCATGGCACTATACGCGACGATATGGGATGCATCGAATTGGGCCACTTCGGGTGGCAAGTACAAGGTGAATTACAAGTATGCCCCTTTTGTTGCAGAGTTCAAAGATCTTACCCTACAAGGTTGCCCCGTCGACCCGATCCAACAGGTTCCCAATGCTGGTTGCTCCGAGAAGAACGATGAATTAGAGAAAACCGACTATGCGATCATTACCCCGGCACGCCGGTCGGCTATGAGGAAATTCCGGCAGAATTATATGTATTACTCTTATTGCTATGATACTCTCCGGTACCCGGTCGCTCTACCGGAGTGTGTCGTGGATCCGTTGTTAAAGCGGAAGTTCAAGAACTCCGGGAGGGTTAAGTTCGGTGGTCGACACCATCGTCACTCCAAGAAGAATCGGATTCCTTCTTCCCATAACTCGGTAGATATGTAA